In Anaerolineales bacterium, the following proteins share a genomic window:
- the mutL gene encoding DNA mismatch repair endonuclease MutL, with amino-acid sequence MPIRMLPDALASQIAAGEVVERPASVVKELVENALDAGASRIQVRVEGAGQRLIEVSDDGLGIPVAELPLALERHATSKLAAAEDLEHIHTLGFRGEALAAIASVSRFTLTSRPPASEAAARIQVDAGQRAALEQIGAPVGTLAHVEDLFFNLPARRKFLKGDATERRHISQLVARYALAYPGVAFDLQMDGRHTLQTSGNGERREILATLYDAGLARRMIPVEAPDALVGVSGFISPPDLTRGNRAELTFFVNGRWVQDSALAAATIQAYHGLLMVGRYPLVVLFIELPSELVDVNVHPTKAEVRFAQRDRVFTTLQRAVRRALLAHAPLPQLEPLQPGLAWRPMPAPAEPAPEPYSELAMPPEEDAAAPIPAAQAAQPRLPGVPLLRLVGQVGSAYLVAEGPDGLYLVDQHAAHERVLYERFQSQRSQLGSQLLLEPATVQLPAAQAELLEGQLDTLRGLAFDVEPFGPQTYKVRAIPALLLGSDPEAALRAVVEDFEEDEQPLEKQLEAKLIARICKRIAVKAGQALSPEAQRALLRDLEACEAPRTCPHGRPTMIHLSIDVLEKQFGRRGAR; translated from the coding sequence ACGCGCTGGATGCGGGGGCCAGCCGCATCCAGGTGCGCGTGGAAGGCGCCGGCCAGCGCCTGATCGAGGTGAGCGATGATGGCCTGGGTATCCCCGTAGCCGAGCTGCCGCTGGCGCTGGAGCGGCATGCCACCAGCAAGCTGGCCGCCGCCGAGGATCTGGAACACATTCACACCCTGGGCTTCCGCGGCGAAGCGCTGGCGGCGATCGCCTCGGTGTCGCGCTTCACGCTCACCTCGCGCCCGCCGGCCAGTGAGGCGGCGGCGCGCATTCAGGTGGATGCTGGCCAGCGCGCCGCCCTGGAACAGATCGGCGCGCCAGTGGGTACCCTGGCGCATGTTGAGGACCTCTTTTTCAATCTGCCTGCCCGGCGCAAATTCCTCAAAGGCGATGCTACCGAGCGTCGCCACATCAGCCAACTGGTGGCCCGTTATGCCCTGGCCTATCCCGGCGTGGCCTTCGACCTGCAAATGGACGGGCGCCATACCCTGCAAACCAGTGGCAACGGGGAGCGGCGCGAGATCCTGGCCACACTGTATGATGCCGGCCTGGCACGGCGCATGATCCCGGTGGAAGCGCCGGATGCGCTGGTGGGGGTGAGCGGCTTTATCAGCCCGCCGGATCTGACGCGCGGCAACCGCGCCGAGCTGACCTTTTTTGTTAATGGGCGCTGGGTGCAAGATAGCGCCCTGGCCGCCGCCACCATCCAGGCCTATCACGGCTTACTGATGGTGGGGCGCTACCCGCTGGTGGTGCTGTTCATTGAGCTGCCCAGCGAGCTGGTGGATGTCAATGTACATCCCACCAAAGCCGAGGTGCGCTTCGCCCAGCGCGACCGTGTGTTCACTACCTTGCAGCGCGCCGTGCGCCGCGCCCTGCTGGCACACGCCCCGCTGCCGCAACTGGAGCCGCTACAACCCGGGCTGGCCTGGCGCCCGATGCCGGCTCCCGCCGAGCCGGCCCCCGAACCCTACTCCGAGCTGGCCATGCCGCCGGAGGAAGACGCAGCCGCGCCCATACCCGCCGCGCAAGCCGCCCAGCCGCGGCTGCCGGGCGTACCCCTGCTGCGCCTGGTGGGGCAGGTGGGCTCGGCGTACTTGGTGGCGGAAGGGCCGGATGGCTTATATTTGGTAGACCAGCACGCCGCGCACGAGCGTGTGCTGTACGAGCGCTTTCAGAGCCAGCGCAGCCAACTCGGCTCGCAATTGCTGCTGGAGCCCGCCACGGTGCAGCTGCCCGCGGCGCAAGCCGAGCTGCTGGAAGGGCAACTGGATACGTTGCGCGGCCTGGCCTTTGATGTTGAACCGTTTGGCCCGCAGACCTATAAGGTGCGTGCCATCCCGGCCCTGTTGTTAGGCTCAGACCCAGAGGCGGCGCTGCGTGCCGTGGTGGAAGATTTCGAAGAAGATGAGCAGCCGCTGGAAAAGCAGTTGGAAGCCAAGCTGATCGCACGGATCTGCAAACGCATCGCGGTGAAGGCCGGCCAGGCGCTTTCGCCGGAGGCGCAGCGCGCTTTGCTGCGCGATCTGGAGGCCTGCGAGGCGCCGCGCACCTGCCCGCACGGCCGCCCGACGATGATCCATTTATCGATCGATGTATTGGAAAAGCAATTTGGCCGGCGCGGGGCACGCTAG